A region of the Dermacentor albipictus isolate Rhodes 1998 colony chromosome 4, USDA_Dalb.pri_finalv2, whole genome shotgun sequence genome:
AGCGACCAAGACATCAAGGCGAAGCCGCCGTTCTACCAAGAAGGCCGTCGCCCAGGCCAGTGCTCAGCCTGTCACCCAGTCCGTAGCCCAGCCAATCGCACAGCCGGACACGGGGCCCGACGCTCAACCTGACGCCCTGCGCGACGCCCAGCCCGACGCCCAGCCCGACGCCCAGCTCGACGCCCAGCCAGACGCCCAGCACGACGCCCACCCCGGTGTCCGGCCCGATGCCCAGCATGGCGCCCAGCCCGACACCCAGCCATCAATCCTGCCAACGTCGCCAATGTTCCCAGACGGCCCCCAAGAGCCCGGCGCCACCGCGGCCACAACTTCCACGGTAATGACTTCTCCGCTGGACCATATCCTCATTTTCGGCCATGGCCGCTTCCAGTGGCTCGTCCTTCTTTGCACCGCGCTTGCCTACTTCACAGCCATCTCGCATAGCATGGCCACCGCCGGCCTGGCGCGTCCAATCGACCACTGGTGCAGGCTTCCTCCTGAGTACTCCGGCATTCCAGAGGCGACGTGGAAGAACAGCAGCATTCCGTTTGAGGCTGATGGCAAGACACGCAGTGAATGCCTGCGGTACGAACCACCATACTCCATGCCGGAAGAGCAAGGCGCTGAAAACCGCACAGTCATTTCCTGCGACGCAGGCTGGGACTACGACAAGGCAGCAGAGGCAGACGTTGGCGTATATTCCATCGTCAACCAGTGGGACCTAGTCTGCGAGCGCCGCTGGATAATGACCTTGCTGATGGCGTTATACATGTCTGGAGGTGTGCTGGGAGCTGCGATAGCGGGAATCAGTGCCGACACCGTCGGACGCCGTCCCATGCTCCGCATCTCGATTTTTCTACTTGCATTAGCCGGCGTTACGCTTACTTTCTCCGGGACTCTCGCAATGTTCGCCACACTGCGCACCATCATATCCGCAGCAGCCTCCAGCGTCGTTGTCACATCCATTGTGATCCTCTTTGAGGTCACTGACACACCACATCGAGCCCTTTTCAGCACCCTTGCCGTAGCTGGCGGCTCACTCACAGCAGTAGTCTACGGCGAGCTTGTCAACCAACTGGCCCCAAGTTGGCAGCTCGCCCAGATGGCTTACATGGCGCCCACCAGCATCCTGATAGCGGCGGCCTACTGGATGGAAGAGTCCCCCTGCTGGCTTCTGGCCGTCTCTAACATGGGGCGCGCGGAGAGCGTGCTGTGCTGGGCGGCACGAGTGAACAAGATTGAGCCAGAGGTGTTCAAGACGCGTCTGTCAGGGCTGAGGATGGAACTCAAGAGGCAGCAAGAACAGCCTGAACCGGGGGCACCAGAAGTCTCTACTCAGGAACATGGTTTGTGCTGATACTTTGTAATGAGAATGTTTTAAAGGTGTGCTTTTCTGGTTAAAATCAGAGTGACCTTTAACCACGCT
Encoded here:
- the LOC135900136 gene encoding solute carrier family 22 member 12-like; translation: MASQEGATKTSRRSRRSTKKAVAQASAQPVTQSVAQPIAQPDTGPDAQPDALRDAQPDAQPDAQLDAQPDAQHDAHPGVRPDAQHGAQPDTQPSILPTSPMFPDGPQEPGATAATTSTVMTSPLDHILIFGHGRFQWLVLLCTALAYFTAISHSMATAGLARPIDHWCRLPPEYSGIPEATWKNSSIPFEADGKTRSECLRYEPPYSMPEEQGAENRTVISCDAGWDYDKAAEADVGVYSIVNQWDLVCERRWIMTLLMALYMSGGVLGAAIAGISADTVGRRPMLRISIFLLALAGVTLTFSGTLAMFATLRTIISAAASSVVVTSIVILFEVTDTPHRALFSTLAVAGGSLTAVVYGELVNQLAPSWQLAQMAYMAPTSILIAAAYWMEESPCWLLAVSNMGRAESVLCWAARVNKIEPEVFKTRLSGLRMELKRQQEQPEPGAPEVSTQEHGVHVTDMVRNESLRYRSAILFGCSFISFALYFNLGTGEVMRTNVVARIALIVLKLPGVLVEVPVITHAGRRRSLALSMVVMSVLALSLSGAHAIGAHDELLAALTVSWLLAFDLCAVTMFVISAELYPTVMRGAGVGLCYTFGRMGAFVAPFINDIRSAKLKGVAYAVAAALLLLFGVMAMMLPETTRLLPANTVREMVGNKWKLQSPLRIARIGKRKRPKSEKRDRS